GCCGACATGCAGCCGGCCATGCAGTTCGACGGTGGGGGCCTGGGATGCGTGACCGGGCGTTTGCAGCGGAAGCGTGGGAGGTTCCGGAACCTGCGGGGTTCCTCCTTCACCTCCGCATCCGACGAGTATCAAAACCGCAACGATGCCGAAGCAGATGCGCAGTGGCTTCCTAAAGCCTCTCCCATCGGAACCCATCCTCACCGCCTTCACCACGCTTTTTCCAAGACCGCCAGCACCTCCTCCGGATCCGTGACCGGTTTCGGATTGTAGATTATGTTCGGCGACACGATGACCTTCCGGGCAATCTCGGGGAGGTCCTCGCGCGGGATGCCCACGTCGCGCAGCCGGGACGGCAACTCCAGATCCCGCACCAGCCCGGCCACGGCGGCCTGGGCGTTCTCCGCCGCCTCTTCGTCCGTGGCGCCTTCTCCCCCCAGGGCCCGCCCGAGAGCCGCCTGGGCGGAGAGGCTGATGGAACGGTTGAACTCCATCACGTGGGGCAGGATGACGCAGGAGGTGTGGCCGTGGGAGACGCCGTAGGCGCCGAGCTGCCAGCCGATGACCTGCGACAGCCCCTTGTGCACGCCGCGTCCGTGGAAACCCACACCCACCAGCGCCACCTGGCACTGGGTGAAGGCCTCCAGGTCCTCGGGGTTGTCCTTGCAGCGCGGCAGGTAGCGGTGCAGCAGTTCGCCGGCCTTGAGGCACATGTTGTCCACCACGGGGTTGCGGTCCACGGTGTAGAGCTTCTCCACCACGTGCTCCATGGCCTTGATTCCGGTGGCGCACCACACGCCGGCCGGGGTGGACGAGGCGATGGCGGCGTCCAGGATCACCGCCTTGGGCACCAGGTCGGGATGGCGCACGTGGTCCTTGAACTTGCGCTCGGGCCGGTTGATGGTCACCGACCACGTGGCCTCCGAGGCCGACAGGGTGGTGGCGATGGCCACCTGGGGGATCGGCGCCCGCGGCAGCGCGGCCAGCCGCTGGTTGTCCGGCGAGGCGACGTAGTCGTCCAGTTCCTCGACCGTTTCCAGGCCCTGAGCGAGGATGAAGGCCACGGCCTTGCCCCAGTCCGCCACGCTGCCGCCGCCCGCGGTGATGATGACGTCGGGCTGAACTTCCCGGGCCTGCCGCGCCGTGTCGAAGCACAGCCAGTCGGGGGTGAACTCGCGGCTGTCGCTCCGGACCGCCACCAGGAGATTCCCCAACGCCTCCACGATCCGGTCCACCCAGGGGGTGCGCCTCTTGAGCGAACCGCTGGTCAGTAGCAGCGCCCTGCCGCAGCCCATCTCCTCCAGCAGACTTCGCAGGCGCTCATAAGACCCGGGACCCCAGATCACGTGGTCCGGTACCGCGGCGCGGTCGCGCCACTCTCCCTGGAGATCGTGTGCGGCGGTCGTCATGGATGTTTCTCCTCTCGGGGTTGGGATGGTGGCACGCCGAATTAACGGCGTCAAATCGGGGCAATCGTTCACGCGCTCGCTCCCCTTAACGCCTGGATTCCCGCCCCCGATCAGGGTCGCGGGCTTGCCATGTCCGGAACACATGTGAGAGAACGAGGGCCGGAGGAAACGATCATGAGCGACCGCATCATCTCGGCCGACGGCCATATGGACCTCTTCTACCTCGACGAGGACACGTTCCGGTCGCGCGCGCCGGCCAACATGAAGGACCGGGTGCCCAACGTGCGCATGGTGGAGGACAAGCCCACCTGGGTCGGCGACGGCGCCCACATGGGCGGGCACCGGGCGTGGATGGGACGGCAACCCATGACCAACCATCGGGGACGGAGGATGCGCGAGGCCGGCTGGGAACCCACGCACCCGTCGGACCCGAAGCTGCGGGCCAAAGACCTGGACATCGACCAGATCGCGGCCGAGGTCATCTACGGCATCCGCTTCGTCGAGGACAGCATCAAGGACCCGGACGTCATCACCGCCACCTACCGGGCCTACAACGACTTCATCGCCGAGTTCTGCGAGTACGACCCGAACCGCTTCATCGGCATCGCCGACATTCCCGCCCATTCCGCCGACGCCGCGGCCGCGGAGATCCGCCGCATCGGCAAGAATGGGCTCGGGCTCAAGGGCGCTCTGTTCGACTTTTTCAACGGCCCCGCGCCCATCTGGCACGAGATGTGGGAGCCCATGTGGGCCGCCGCCGAGGAGGAGGAAGTGGCGCTGTCCTTCCATATCGGCGCGGGCCACGGCACGACCACGGTGGGGCCCCAAAGCGCGGAGGAGAAGCTCAGGGGGGACATCCCGAAGGTTTCCCGGGAGGCGCATGTCGCGGTGGTGGCGATGCAGGCCGACGAATGTCTCGTGTCGATCCTCCTGTGCGGCACCCTCGAGCGCCATCCCGCCCTCAAGGTGGTGATGGCCGAGAGCCACATCGGCTGGATCCCCTACGTGCTGGAGCGGCTGGACACCAAGTTCCGCGAAGGCGAATACGAAGGGATGATCAACACACCGCCCAGCGCGCTGTTCCGACGCCAGATGTGGGCGACCTTCCAGGACGACAAGGTCGGCGCGCAACTGGCGGAGGAATACGCCCCGGAAA
The sequence above is a segment of the Deltaproteobacteria bacterium genome. Coding sequences within it:
- a CDS encoding iron-containing alcohol dehydrogenase, producing the protein MTTAAHDLQGEWRDRAAVPDHVIWGPGSYERLRSLLEEMGCGRALLLTSGSLKRRTPWVDRIVEALGNLLVAVRSDSREFTPDWLCFDTARQAREVQPDVIITAGGGSVADWGKAVAFILAQGLETVEELDDYVASPDNQRLAALPRAPIPQVAIATTLSASEATWSVTINRPERKFKDHVRHPDLVPKAVILDAAIASSTPAGVWCATGIKAMEHVVEKLYTVDRNPVVDNMCLKAGELLHRYLPRCKDNPEDLEAFTQCQVALVGVGFHGRGVHKGLSQVIGWQLGAYGVSHGHTSCVILPHVMEFNRSISLSAQAALGRALGGEGATDEEAAENAQAAVAGLVRDLELPSRLRDVGIPREDLPEIARKVIVSPNIIYNPKPVTDPEEVLAVLEKAW
- a CDS encoding amidohydrolase family protein, yielding MSDRIISADGHMDLFYLDEDTFRSRAPANMKDRVPNVRMVEDKPTWVGDGAHMGGHRAWMGRQPMTNHRGRRMREAGWEPTHPSDPKLRAKDLDIDQIAAEVIYGIRFVEDSIKDPDVITATYRAYNDFIAEFCEYDPNRFIGIADIPAHSADAAAAEIRRIGKNGLGLKGALFDFFNGPAPIWHEMWEPMWAAAEEEEVALSFHIGAGHGTTTVGPQSAEEKLRGDIPKVSREAHVAVVAMQADECLVSILLCGTLERHPALKVVMAESHIGWIPYVLERLDTKFREGEYEGMINTPPSALFRRQMWATFQDDKVGAQLAEEYAPENFCWASDYPHRDGIWPDSQEFIQQTMGGLSDKMRQRLTADNVTRLYNIQ